Proteins found in one Falsirhodobacter algicola genomic segment:
- a CDS encoding MFS transporter — MLSVLNSAWPLLVGVMLLLVGNGMQSSLLGIRGGIEGFSTLQMSVVMSAYYLGFMIGSRFVPEMIQRVGHVRVFAALGSVISAILVCFPVLPDWFVWSMMRVLIGFSFSGVYITAESWLNNTSTNENRGQALSLYMIVQMIGIISSQMLLNLGDPAGFAMFVLPSVLVSVAFLPILLSVSQAPTFETTERLSFRRLYEVSPLGVVGMFLSGGIFSSMFGMASVWGTVAGLSVAEISLFIAAIYAGGLVLQYPIGWLSDRMDRRLVICGSAAAGAVAMFVTIFLPVDLVYLIPAAVILGGVSNPLYALFIAHTNDFLAKEQMAAASAGLLFMNGLGAVAGPPITGWMMNRVGQSGFFVFIFVLMVLIAAYAAYRMTQRAAPRPEETGSFAAVAPLAAPVAVGGLMEEAGQDTAATVETR, encoded by the coding sequence ATGCTGTCCGTTCTGAACTCCGCATGGCCGCTTCTGGTCGGTGTCATGCTGCTGCTGGTCGGGAACGGCATGCAAAGCTCGCTGCTGGGGATCCGGGGCGGGATCGAGGGCTTTTCCACGCTGCAGATGTCGGTCGTGATGTCGGCCTATTACCTCGGCTTCATGATCGGCTCGCGCTTCGTGCCGGAGATGATCCAGCGCGTCGGGCATGTGCGGGTCTTTGCGGCACTGGGATCGGTCATCTCGGCGATCCTCGTCTGCTTCCCGGTGCTGCCGGACTGGTTCGTCTGGTCGATGATGCGCGTGCTGATCGGGTTCAGCTTCTCGGGCGTGTACATCACGGCGGAAAGCTGGCTGAACAACACCTCCACCAACGAAAACCGCGGTCAGGCGCTGTCGCTCTATATGATCGTGCAGATGATCGGGATCATCAGCAGCCAGATGCTGCTGAACCTCGGCGATCCGGCGGGCTTTGCGATGTTCGTGCTGCCTTCGGTGCTGGTGTCCGTCGCCTTCCTGCCGATCCTTCTCAGCGTGTCGCAGGCCCCGACCTTCGAGACGACGGAACGGCTCAGCTTCCGCCGCCTCTATGAGGTGTCGCCGCTGGGCGTGGTGGGGATGTTCCTGTCGGGGGGCATCTTCTCGTCGATGTTCGGCATGGCCTCGGTCTGGGGAACGGTGGCGGGCCTTTCGGTGGCCGAGATTTCGCTGTTCATCGCCGCGATCTATGCCGGGGGCCTCGTGCTGCAATATCCGATCGGCTGGCTGTCGGACCGGATGGATCGCCGCCTCGTCATCTGCGGCAGTGCGGCGGCGGGGGCGGTCGCGATGTTCGTGACGATCTTCCTGCCGGTCGATCTGGTTTATCTGATCCCGGCGGCGGTGATCCTCGGCGGCGTGTCGAACCCGCTCTATGCGCTCTTCATCGCCCATACCAACGACTTCCTCGCCAAGGAGCAGATGGCCGCCGCCAGCGCGGGCCTTTTGTTCATGAACGGCCTCGGCGCGGTGGCGGGTCCGCCGATCACCGGCTGGATGATGAACCGCGTGGGGCAGTCGGGCTTCTTCGTGTTCATCTTCGTGCTGATGGTCCTGATCGCCGCCTATGCCGCCTACCGCATGACGCAGCGCGCCGCGCCGCGCCCGGAAGAGACCGGCTCCTTCGCGGCGGTCGCCCCGCTTGCGGCGCCGGTCGCCGTCGGTGGTCTGATGGAAGAGGCGGGTCAGGACACCGCCGCCACGGTCGAGACGCGCTAG
- a CDS encoding NADH-quinone oxidoreductase subunit C produces the protein MSEALAELAATIRLKMADVVLDETIAHGELTLRVPLSEIVRIVEFLKLDGACRFTSLVDITAIDYPERPERFDLVYHFLSMQQNHRIRLKAAVNEDELAPSITSVHPSANWFEREVFDMFGILFSGHPDLRRILTDYGFRGYPLRKDFPTTGYTEVRYDETQKRVVYEPVRLTQEYRQFDFMSPWEGADYILPGDDKAST, from the coding sequence ATGTCCGAAGCCCTCGCTGAACTTGCCGCGACGATCCGCCTGAAGATGGCCGATGTCGTGCTGGACGAAACCATCGCGCATGGCGAGCTGACGCTGCGCGTTCCGCTGTCCGAGATCGTGCGGATCGTGGAGTTTCTGAAGCTGGACGGCGCCTGCCGCTTCACCTCGCTGGTGGACATCACGGCGATCGACTATCCCGAACGCCCCGAGCGGTTCGATCTCGTTTATCACTTCCTGTCGATGCAGCAGAACCACCGCATCCGCCTGAAGGCCGCCGTGAACGAGGATGAGCTGGCTCCGTCCATCACCTCGGTCCACCCCTCGGCCAACTGGTTCGAGCGGGAGGTGTTCGACATGTTCGGCATCCTCTTCTCCGGGCATCCGGACCTGCGCCGCATCCTGACCGATTACGGCTTCCGCGGCTATCCGCTGCGCAAGGATTTCCCGACGACCGGCTATACCGAGGTGCGCTACGACGAAACGCAGAAGCGCGTCGTCTACGAACCCGTGCGGCTGACGCAGGAATACCGGCAGTTCGATTTCATGAGCCCGTGGGAAGGTGCGGATTACATCCTTCCGGGCGATGACAAGGCCAGCACGTGA
- a CDS encoding NADH-quinone oxidoreductase subunit A — protein MDALLREYFPIIVFLVIVLGLGLVLLASAVILAVRNPDPEKVSAYECGFNAFDDARMKFDVRFYLVSILFIIFDLEVAFLFPWAVAFGGLSMAAFWSMIVFLGVLTIGFIYEWKKGALEWA, from the coding sequence GTGGACGCACTTCTCCGAGAGTATTTCCCGATCATCGTTTTTCTCGTGATCGTGCTCGGCCTGGGGCTTGTGCTCCTGGCATCGGCCGTCATCCTCGCGGTGCGAAATCCCGACCCTGAAAAGGTCTCCGCCTACGAGTGTGGCTTCAACGCCTTCGACGACGCTCGCATGAAATTCGATGTGCGGTTCTACCTCGTCTCCATCCTGTTCATCATCTTCGATCTGGAAGTGGCCTTCCTGTTCCCGTGGGCCGTGGCCTTCGGCGGGCTGTCGATGGCGGCTTTCTGGTCGATGATCGTGTTCCTTGGGGTGCTGACGATCGGCTTCATCTACGAATGGAAGAAGGGGGCTCTGGAATGGGCGTGA
- a CDS encoding sulfotransferase, whose product MTRQPTILLGVGATKSGTTWLFDQLASHPDCHLRAIKELHYFDTFAGGRWKRQLPKLEARAAKAGGRLRDDLQQWIGVMRRGRLCLRDYLGYLSEGRGDRGLIGDITPSYSLLPARILRRVASMGDVRVLYLMRDPVARLWSQVRMDAKRAATHRTEIAGLAQQMLDRALAGQGGAWMRSDYAGALKRLDAAVDPRKLCVAFYETLMTPQGFDRITSFLGIAPHRPDFAKRVHGGVDVTLSQADRARALTALRPQYDAVARRAGELPAAWQASLAGV is encoded by the coding sequence GTGACGCGGCAACCGACCATACTTTTGGGTGTCGGTGCAACGAAATCCGGCACGACGTGGCTGTTCGATCAGCTTGCGTCGCACCCGGATTGCCATCTGCGCGCCATCAAGGAGCTGCACTATTTCGACACCTTCGCGGGTGGGCGCTGGAAACGCCAGCTTCCGAAGCTGGAGGCGCGCGCCGCTAAGGCCGGTGGCCGGCTGCGCGATGATCTGCAGCAGTGGATCGGGGTGATGCGCCGCGGCCGTCTGTGCCTGCGCGACTATCTCGGCTATCTGTCCGAGGGGCGGGGCGATCGCGGGCTGATCGGGGACATCACGCCCTCCTACAGCCTGCTTCCGGCGCGGATCCTGCGGCGTGTGGCCTCGATGGGGGATGTGCGCGTCCTGTATCTGATGCGCGATCCCGTGGCCCGGTTGTGGAGCCAGGTTCGGATGGACGCCAAACGTGCCGCGACGCACCGCACCGAGATTGCGGGCCTTGCGCAGCAGATGCTCGATCGGGCATTGGCCGGGCAGGGCGGCGCGTGGATGCGCAGCGATTATGCCGGGGCGCTGAAGCGGCTGGATGCGGCGGTCGATCCGCGCAAGCTTTGCGTGGCGTTCTATGAGACGCTGATGACGCCGCAGGGGTTCGACCGTATCACGTCCTTCCTCGGCATCGCGCCGCATCGCCCTGATTTCGCCAAGCGCGTGCATGGCGGGGTGGACGTAACTCTTTCGCAGGCGGACCGCGCACGCGCGCTGACCGCGCTGCGCCCGCAATATGACGCCGTGGCCCGTCGGGCCGGCGAACTTCCCGCCGCCTGGCAGGCGAGTTTGGCAGGAGTGTAG
- a CDS encoding DUF924 family protein, producing the protein MDDPQSVLEFWLGEVSPEAWYVADPDLDDEVRERFGDLWEAALQGGLEHWPNGTVGTLAYLIVCDQFSRNIWRGRARAFATDPQARAAARRALDHGWDMAAPEPERGFFYLPFEHSEYPDDQALSVHLFRERMPETGAESLLHAEAHEAIIHRFGRFPFRNAALGRDMTLEEQEFMDQGGYAGFVERFRTTPTLRVVD; encoded by the coding sequence ATGGACGATCCGCAAAGCGTGCTCGAATTCTGGCTGGGCGAGGTGTCGCCCGAGGCGTGGTATGTGGCCGACCCGGATCTGGACGACGAGGTGCGCGAGCGTTTCGGCGATCTTTGGGAGGCCGCATTGCAGGGCGGGCTGGAGCATTGGCCGAACGGAACGGTCGGCACGCTGGCCTATCTGATCGTCTGCGATCAGTTCTCGCGTAATATCTGGCGGGGCCGAGCGCGGGCCTTCGCGACCGATCCGCAGGCGCGCGCCGCCGCGCGCCGCGCGCTCGATCACGGCTGGGACATGGCCGCGCCGGAGCCGGAGCGGGGGTTCTTCTATCTGCCGTTCGAACATTCCGAATATCCCGACGATCAGGCGCTGTCGGTGCATTTGTTCCGCGAGCGTATGCCCGAAACCGGGGCCGAAAGCCTGCTGCATGCCGAAGCGCATGAGGCGATCATCCATCGGTTCGGTCGTTTCCCCTTCCGCAACGCCGCCCTTGGCCGCGACATGACCCTGGAAGAGCAGGAATTCATGGATCAAGGCGGCTATGCCGGCTTCGTTGAACGCTTCCGCACGACCCCTACATTGCGTGTCGTGGATTGA
- a CDS encoding HAD-IA family hydrolase, translating into MRTVVFDLDGTLADTVADLIASANACFRALGHGDRLHPDADGAVAVRGARAMLRLGFERVGGAWSEADVNGQYPLLLDYYGQAVAVHSRLYPGAADALRCLKAEGFALAICTNKPEGLARALLTDLKVLDLFDALIGADTLPVRKPHADPYREAVRRAGGEVERSFLVGDTETDLLTAAAAHVPCLLVTFGPAGSTVEDLRPDHLLHDYADLPDLARRLLG; encoded by the coding sequence ATGCGCACGGTGGTTTTCGATCTGGACGGGACGCTGGCGGACACGGTGGCCGACCTCATCGCCTCGGCCAATGCCTGCTTCCGCGCGCTCGGTCATGGGGATCGGCTGCACCCCGACGCGGATGGCGCGGTGGCGGTGCGGGGCGCACGGGCGATGCTGCGCCTCGGGTTCGAACGGGTGGGCGGCGCGTGGTCGGAGGCGGATGTGAACGGGCAGTATCCGCTGCTGCTCGACTATTACGGGCAGGCGGTGGCGGTGCACAGCCGCCTCTATCCCGGTGCAGCCGATGCGCTGCGCTGCCTGAAGGCCGAGGGTTTCGCCCTTGCGATCTGCACCAACAAGCCCGAGGGGCTGGCCCGCGCGCTGCTGACGGACCTGAAGGTGCTGGATCTGTTCGATGCGCTGATCGGAGCGGACACGCTTCCCGTCCGCAAGCCCCATGCCGATCCGTACCGCGAGGCGGTGCGCCGCGCCGGGGGCGAGGTGGAGCGGTCCTTCCTCGTGGGCGATACCGAAACCGACCTTCTGACGGCCGCTGCGGCCCATGTGCCCTGCCTTCTGGTCACCTTCGGCCCGGCCGGTTCCACCGTGGAGGATCTGCGCCCCGATCATCTGCTGCACGATTACGCCGATCTGCCTGATCTTGCCCGCAGATTGCTGGGTTGA
- a CDS encoding DNA alkylation repair protein: MNAVEALRAQGNEDLAAAAAERHGGERTYLGTPNAAIDALVAEWRADLSVEERVALASSLWHSDVHEARIAAARLLLQARMRPDEPAWRLVQAWLPDLDVWAIADAVGKAAEKRVMADLDRLETVKDWTLSENPWMRRCALMATAPLAKKNHPKPAENAARDEVLDWIVDLLQDRDWHVQKAIAAWLRDLSRHDPDRLRSFLAEHSEAMRGFTRKDVAKLV; encoded by the coding sequence ATGAACGCGGTGGAGGCCCTGCGCGCGCAGGGAAACGAAGATCTGGCCGCAGCCGCGGCCGAACGTCATGGGGGGGAACGGACCTACCTTGGCACGCCCAACGCCGCGATCGACGCTTTGGTGGCCGAATGGCGCGCCGATCTGTCGGTGGAGGAGCGCGTGGCCCTTGCCAGCTCCCTCTGGCATTCGGACGTGCATGAGGCGCGGATCGCGGCTGCCCGCCTTCTGCTTCAGGCCCGGATGCGCCCGGACGAACCGGCATGGCGTCTGGTGCAGGCTTGGCTGCCGGATCTGGATGTCTGGGCGATTGCCGATGCCGTGGGCAAAGCCGCCGAAAAGCGAGTGATGGCCGATCTGGACCGGCTGGAGACGGTGAAGGATTGGACCCTGTCCGAAAATCCGTGGATGCGGCGCTGCGCCTTGATGGCGACGGCCCCCTTGGCCAAGAAGAACCACCCCAAACCCGCCGAGAATGCAGCGCGGGACGAGGTTCTGGATTGGATCGTGGATCTGCTTCAAGATCGCGACTGGCATGTCCAAAAGGCGATCGCGGCATGGCTGCGGGATCTGTCGCGCCATGACCCGGACCGTCTGCGCAGCTTCCTTGCCGAACATTCCGAAGCGATGCGCGGCTTCACCCGTAAGGACGTGGCCAAGCTGGTCTGA
- the glmS gene encoding glutamine--fructose-6-phosphate transaminase (isomerizing): MCGIIGILGKNEVAPQLVEALRRLEYRGYDSAGIATVDGMRLDRRRAVGKLVNLSDLLVHDPLRGKAGIGHTRWATHGAPTCDNAHPHRAGGVAVVHNGIVENFRELREELAADGYHPQSQTDTEVVALLTARELDRGASPRDAALSAIDRLEGAFALGFLFDAEPDLMIGARKGSPLAIGHGDGEMFLGSDAIALAPFTNRITYLEEGDRVILRREGAEILDASGRRANRAMARIDVGATLLDKGGFRHFMAKEIAEQPAVLADAIAHYLPDGLHLPLDFSDVDRLTLVACGTAHYACHVAKYWFEQIARLPVEIDIASEFRYRDPVLSPRQWAVFVSQSGETADTLAALRHASGKVGKTVAVVNVATSSIARDVDVALPILAGVEVGVASTKAFSCQLMVLLVMALKAAHDRGVLDDAALAAHLADIRALPGLMNQAMTVAQPVAALADDLAEAQDILFLGRGPIYPLALEGALKLKELSYIHAEGYASGELKHGPIALIDAHVPVIVLAPRDALFEKTVSNMQEVMARHGRVLLISDERGIREAGADCWRTIRMPEVPALLAPLLYAIPAQLLAYHTAIAKGTDVDQPRNLAKSVTVE, translated from the coding sequence ATGTGCGGTATCATTGGGATTCTTGGCAAGAACGAGGTCGCTCCCCAATTGGTGGAGGCGCTGCGGCGGCTTGAATATCGCGGCTATGATTCCGCCGGGATCGCGACGGTGGATGGCATGCGCCTTGATCGGCGGCGGGCGGTCGGCAAGCTCGTGAATCTGTCGGATCTGCTGGTGCACGATCCATTGCGCGGCAAGGCGGGCATCGGCCATACCCGCTGGGCCACGCATGGCGCGCCCACCTGCGACAACGCCCACCCGCACCGCGCGGGCGGCGTGGCCGTAGTGCATAACGGCATCGTCGAGAACTTCCGCGAACTGCGCGAAGAGCTTGCGGCCGACGGGTATCACCCCCAGAGCCAGACCGATACCGAGGTCGTCGCCCTGCTGACGGCGCGTGAGTTGGATCGCGGCGCCTCTCCGCGCGATGCGGCGCTGAGCGCGATCGACCGGCTGGAAGGCGCCTTCGCCCTTGGCTTTCTCTTCGATGCGGAGCCGGACCTGATGATCGGCGCGCGCAAGGGCTCGCCCTTGGCGATCGGGCATGGCGACGGGGAGATGTTCCTCGGATCGGATGCCATCGCCCTCGCCCCGTTCACCAACCGCATCACCTATCTGGAGGAAGGCGACCGCGTGATCCTGCGCCGCGAGGGGGCCGAAATCCTCGACGCATCGGGGCGGCGCGCGAACCGTGCCATGGCGCGGATCGACGTAGGGGCCACGCTGCTCGACAAGGGCGGTTTCCGGCATTTCATGGCGAAGGAGATCGCCGAGCAGCCCGCCGTTCTGGCCGATGCCATCGCCCATTACCTTCCGGATGGCCTGCACCTGCCGCTCGATTTCTCGGACGTGGATCGGCTGACGCTGGTGGCCTGCGGCACCGCACATTACGCCTGCCATGTCGCGAAATACTGGTTCGAGCAGATCGCCCGCCTCCCCGTCGAAATCGACATCGCCTCGGAGTTCCGCTACCGCGATCCGGTGCTGAGCCCGCGCCAATGGGCGGTCTTCGTCAGTCAATCCGGCGAGACGGCCGACACCCTCGCCGCGCTGCGCCACGCTTCGGGCAAGGTCGGCAAGACGGTGGCCGTCGTCAATGTCGCCACATCCTCCATCGCGCGGGATGTGGATGTAGCCCTGCCGATCCTTGCCGGGGTGGAGGTGGGCGTGGCCTCGACCAAGGCCTTCTCCTGCCAGTTGATGGTGCTTCTGGTGATGGCGCTGAAGGCGGCGCATGATCGAGGCGTTCTGGACGATGCGGCGCTGGCCGCGCATCTGGCCGATATCCGCGCGCTGCCCGGACTGATGAATCAAGCGATGACCGTGGCACAGCCCGTCGCCGCCCTTGCCGACGATCTGGCCGAGGCGCAGGATATCCTCTTCCTCGGTCGCGGGCCGATCTATCCGCTGGCCCTCGAAGGCGCGCTGAAACTCAAGGAACTCAGTTACATACATGCCGAAGGTTATGCATCGGGCGAACTGAAGCATGGCCCGATCGCGCTGATCGACGCGCATGTGCCGGTGATCGTCCTTGCGCCGCGCGACGCGCTGTTCGAAAAGACCGTCTCCAACATGCAGGAGGTGATGGCCCGCCACGGCCGCGTCCTCCTCATTTCCGACGAACGTGGGATCCGCGAGGCGGGCGCCGATTGCTGGCGCACCATCCGCATGCCCGAGGTGCCGGCCCTGCTGGCCCCCCTTCTTTATGCCATCCCGGCCCAACTCCTTGCCTATCACACGGCGATCGCCAAAGGCACGGACGTGGACCAACCCAGAAATCTAGCAAAATCGGTGACAGTGGAATGA
- the lpdA gene encoding dihydrolipoyl dehydrogenase produces MADNFDMIVIGAGPGGYVAAIRGAQLGLKVAIVERENLGGICLNWGCIPTKALLRSAEVFHLMHRAKEFGLKAEGLGYDLDAVVTRSRGVAKQLSSGIGHLMKKNKITVVMGEATLPAKGKVSVKTDKGTQELTAKSIVLATGARARTLPGLEADGDLVWTYRHALQPKRMPKKLLVIGSGAIGIEFASFFNTLGADTTVVEVMDRVLPVEDAEVSAFAKKAFEKQGMKILEKTTVKKLDKANGRVTAHLEAGGKTTTAEFDTVISAVGIVGNVEGLGLEELGVKIDRTHVVVNEYCQTGVDGLYAIGDIAGAPWLAHKASHEGVMVAELIAGEHAHPIKPGTIAGCTYCNPQVASVGMTEARAKEAGYDVKVGKFPFIGNGKAIALGEAEGFVKTVFDAKTGELLGAHMIGAEVTELIQGYVIGRTLETTEEDLMQTVFPHPTLSEMMHESVLDAWKRAIHF; encoded by the coding sequence ATGGCCGACAATTTCGACATGATCGTCATCGGGGCCGGGCCGGGCGGCTATGTCGCCGCGATCCGCGGCGCACAGCTTGGCCTGAAGGTCGCCATCGTGGAGCGCGAGAACCTCGGCGGTATCTGCCTGAACTGGGGCTGCATTCCGACGAAGGCGCTGCTGCGCTCGGCCGAGGTGTTCCACCTGATGCACCGGGCCAAGGAATTCGGGCTGAAGGCCGAAGGTCTCGGCTATGACCTCGACGCCGTGGTCACGCGGTCGCGCGGGGTGGCCAAGCAGCTGTCCTCCGGGATCGGCCACTTGATGAAGAAGAACAAGATCACCGTCGTCATGGGCGAGGCGACGCTGCCCGCCAAGGGCAAGGTTTCGGTCAAGACCGACAAGGGCACGCAAGAGCTGACGGCGAAATCCATCGTGCTGGCGACCGGCGCGCGTGCGCGCACGCTGCCGGGCCTTGAAGCGGATGGCGATCTCGTCTGGACCTACCGCCACGCGCTGCAGCCTAAGCGGATGCCGAAGAAGCTGCTGGTGATCGGTTCGGGCGCCATCGGCATCGAATTCGCGAGCTTCTTCAACACGCTCGGCGCCGATACGACCGTGGTCGAGGTGATGGACCGCGTCCTTCCGGTCGAGGATGCCGAGGTTTCGGCCTTCGCCAAGAAGGCGTTCGAGAAGCAGGGGATGAAGATCCTCGAAAAGACGACCGTGAAGAAGCTGGACAAGGCCAATGGCCGTGTCACCGCGCATCTGGAAGCGGGCGGCAAGACCACGACCGCGGAATTCGACACCGTCATCTCTGCGGTGGGCATCGTCGGTAACGTCGAAGGGCTCGGCCTCGAAGAGTTGGGCGTGAAGATCGACCGCACCCATGTCGTGGTGAACGAATACTGCCAGACGGGCGTGGACGGCCTCTATGCCATCGGCGACATCGCCGGTGCGCCGTGGCTTGCCCACAAAGCCAGCCATGAAGGCGTGATGGTGGCCGAACTGATCGCGGGCGAGCACGCGCATCCGATCAAGCCGGGCACGATTGCCGGCTGCACCTACTGCAACCCGCAGGTCGCGTCCGTCGGCATGACCGAGGCGCGTGCCAAGGAAGCCGGCTATGACGTGAAGGTCGGCAAGTTCCCCTTCATCGGCAATGGCAAGGCCATCGCGCTTGGCGAGGCGGAAGGCTTCGTGAAGACGGTGTTCGACGCCAAGACGGGCGAGCTTCTGGGCGCGCATATGATCGGGGCCGAGGTGACGGAACTGATCCAAGGCTATGTCATCGGTCGGACGCTGGAGACGACCGAGGAAGACCTGATGCAGACGGTCTTCCCGCACCCGACGCTGTCGGAGATGATGCACGAATCCGTGCTGGATGCGTGGAAACGCGCGATCCACTTCTGA
- a CDS encoding NuoB/complex I 20 kDa subunit family protein, which translates to MGVSTSANVAGADREVATQTLNAQLQDKGFLLTSTEDVINWARTGSLHWMTFGLACCAVEMMQTSMPRYDIERFGTAPRASPRQSDLMIVAGTLTNKMAPALRKVYDQMPEPRYVISMGSCANGGGYYHYSYSVVRGCDRIVPVDVYVPGCPPTAEALLYGILQLQRKIRRTGTLTR; encoded by the coding sequence ATGGGCGTGAGCACTTCGGCGAACGTCGCGGGCGCGGACCGCGAGGTCGCGACTCAGACCCTCAATGCGCAGTTGCAGGACAAGGGTTTCCTGCTGACCTCGACCGAGGATGTGATCAACTGGGCGCGCACCGGCTCGCTTCACTGGATGACCTTCGGTCTGGCCTGCTGCGCTGTGGAGATGATGCAGACCTCCATGCCGCGCTACGATATCGAGCGTTTCGGCACCGCGCCGCGCGCCAGTCCGCGCCAGTCGGACCTGATGATCGTGGCGGGCACGCTGACCAACAAGATGGCCCCCGCGCTGCGCAAGGTCTATGACCAGATGCCGGAGCCGCGTTACGTCATCTCCATGGGCAGCTGCGCCAATGGCGGCGGTTACTATCACTACAGCTATTCGGTCGTGCGCGGCTGCGACCGGATCGTGCCGGTCGATGTCTATGTCCCCGGCTGCCCGCCCACGGCGGAGGCGCTGCTTTATGGGATCCTGCAACTTCAACGCAAGATCCGCCGCACCGGCACCCTGACGCGGTAA
- the glmU gene encoding bifunctional UDP-N-acetylglucosamine diphosphorylase/glucosamine-1-phosphate N-acetyltransferase GlmU, with translation MAATSLIILAAGMGSRMNSDLPKVLHPLAGAPLLHHAMQAGRALQPERTVIVTGHGAAEVEAAARRFDPDIDTVLQAEQLGTGHAVQQAMPLLAGLTGDAVVLFGDTPLIQPDTLERMREARAQHAVVVLGFEGAGRYGRLVMRGPELDRIVEYKDATDEERSISLCNSGVMCVDTSLLADLLNELRADNAAGEYYLTDIVAIARSRGLSCGAVICDSRETVGINTRAELAEAEAMFQARARADALENGVTLTAPETVFFALDTVIGRDAIIGPSVVFGPGVTVESGAEIRAFCHLEGCHISRGATVGPFARLRPGAELAEDVHVGNFVEIKNAVLDEGVKVGHLTYLGDAHIGEKTNIGAGTITCNYDGVNKHRTEIGPRVFVGSNTMLVAPVSIGRDAMTGSGSVITEDVPAEALAIGRARQVTKLGMAVRLMDLFMSKKKKA, from the coding sequence ATGGCAGCCACTTCGCTCATCATCCTTGCGGCGGGCATGGGCTCGCGCATGAATTCGGACCTGCCGAAGGTCCTGCACCCGCTGGCCGGGGCGCCGCTGTTGCACCATGCGATGCAGGCAGGCCGCGCCCTGCAGCCCGAGCGAACGGTGATCGTGACCGGCCATGGCGCCGCCGAGGTGGAGGCTGCCGCTCGCCGTTTCGACCCCGACATCGACACCGTCCTTCAGGCCGAGCAGCTCGGCACGGGCCATGCCGTGCAGCAGGCGATGCCGCTGCTCGCCGGACTGACCGGCGATGCGGTGGTGCTGTTCGGCGATACCCCCCTCATCCAGCCCGACACGCTGGAGCGGATGCGCGAGGCGCGCGCACAGCATGCGGTCGTCGTCCTCGGCTTCGAAGGCGCGGGGCGTTATGGCCGCCTCGTGATGCGCGGGCCGGAACTGGATCGGATCGTCGAATACAAGGATGCAACGGACGAAGAACGCAGCATAAGCCTCTGCAATTCGGGCGTTATGTGCGTCGATACCTCCCTTCTGGCCGACCTGCTGAATGAACTGCGCGCCGACAACGCCGCCGGGGAATATTACCTGACGGACATCGTGGCCATCGCCCGCAGCCGCGGCCTTTCCTGCGGGGCCGTGATCTGCGACAGCCGCGAGACGGTCGGCATCAATACCCGCGCCGAACTCGCCGAAGCGGAGGCCATGTTCCAAGCCCGCGCCCGCGCCGATGCCTTGGAGAACGGCGTAACGTTGACCGCGCCGGAGACCGTGTTCTTCGCCCTCGACACCGTTATCGGCCGCGATGCCATCATCGGGCCTAGCGTCGTCTTCGGGCCCGGTGTCACGGTGGAAAGCGGCGCCGAAATCCGCGCCTTCTGCCATCTGGAGGGGTGCCACATCTCGCGCGGGGCCACCGTCGGCCCCTTCGCCCGCTTGCGTCCCGGCGCGGAACTGGCCGAAGATGTGCATGTCGGCAACTTCGTGGAGATCAAGAACGCCGTCCTTGATGAGGGCGTGAAGGTCGGCCATCTCACCTATCTCGGCGATGCGCATATCGGCGAGAAGACGAATATCGGCGCCGGCACCATCACCTGCAACTATGACGGCGTGAACAAGCACCGGACCGAGATCGGCCCCCGCGTCTTCGTCGGCTCCAACACCATGCTCGTCGCGCCGGTCAGCATCGGGCGCGATGCGATGACTGGCTCCGGCTCCGTCATCACCGAGGACGTTCCGGCGGAGGCGCTGGCCATCGGCCGCGCGCGTCAGGTCACGAAACTCGGCATGGCCGTCCGCTTGATGGACCTGTTCATGTCCAAGAAGAAGAAAGCCTGA